In one Hypanus sabinus isolate sHypSab1 chromosome 11, sHypSab1.hap1, whole genome shotgun sequence genomic region, the following are encoded:
- the LOC132402121 gene encoding regulator of G-protein signaling 8-like isoform X2 codes for MKTRLGCLSQKSDSYSDFSSFLPSKHEKPIRCLKLSTEEAVQWTESFHLLLDHKYGLAAFRAFLRSEYSEENIEFWLACEDYKKTKSPAKLTSKAKKIYSEFIDVQAPREVNIDFQTRELTRKNVLEPDHACFNDAQKRVYSLMERDSYPRFLRSKVYLDVLNQTHSNSQTQRRFS; via the exons ATGAAGACACGGCTGGGCTGCTTATCACAGAAGTCCGACTCCTACAGCGACTTCAGCTCCTTTCTCCCCAGTAAACATGAGAAGCCAATCAGATGCTTAAA ATTGTCCACAGAGGAAGCTGTGCAATGGACTGAATCATTTCATTTGCTTCTGGATCATAAGT ATGGTTTGGCTGCCTTTAGAGCATTCCTTCGCTCTGAATACAGTGAGGAGAACATTGAGTTCTGGCTGGCCTGTGAAGACTACAAGAAAACCAAATCACCTGCAAAATTGACTTCAAAGGCAAAGAAGATCTACTCTGAATTTATAGATGTTCAAGCTCCAAGAGAG GTGAATATCGACTTTCAAACACGTGAGCTCACCAGGAAGAACGTGCTGGAGCCAGACCACGCCTGCTTTAACGATGCCCAAAAGAGAGTCTACAGCCTGATGGAAAGGGACTCGTACCCCAGGTTCCTGAGATCAAAGGTCTACTTAGATGTGTTAAACCAGACTCACAGTAATAGTCAAACACAAAGGAGGTTCAGCTGA